The genomic region TAAAACCGCTTCCAGGTCATCCTCTCTTCTTTCAGAAATAGGTGAATAAAGTAAAGGGGGGCAATTACCTTCATAAACTCGGAGGGTTGAAAAGAGATCGAGCCAAAAAAGATCCACCGGTGGGCCCCATTTAATAGGCGGCCAATCCCCGGTACAAAAACGAGGATGAGAAGGGCTGTCAGTCCATAAAAAAGGTAGGGGGAAAGGGCTAAAATTTTCCGGTATCCGAAGTGAAAGGTGAGAAGAGCAAAAATAGCCCCGAGACAGCCATAGATCAGCTGCTTGATAAGAGCATGGTGGGTGCTTACCTCCAAACTTCGATCGATCACCTCTGCCGATGAGGTGCCAAAAACCATGAGCACCCCAAGGGCAAATAGAGCAATCACAAAAGAGAGGAGAAAGTAAACGCTTCTCATTTTTTATACCCATTCCGATTCAAATTTGGGTTTTCCCTGCGCCAGCATCTCCAGCTTTACCCCCCTCTGCATCGCCCCTATCTCCTGGATAGGGGACTGCTTCGATGGGGCTAAGGAGCTGGGCAAAAATAACTTATACATTTCTGCAACCATAACATCTTCATCTGCTTTGTTGCAACTCCTTGAAAGCTAATAAGCTTCCTGCGGATTTGCGCCGCGCAGCTAAAGCGCTATGGCACCAGAAATGCATGAGTTATTTTTGCCCAGCTCCTAAATCTGGAGCGCTGGCTTTGGCAAACCTCCAAATTTGAATCGGAATGGGTATAACCGTTCCTAAAAAAGCCTGAAACCCCAGTTTCTTTCATATGGTAATTTTCTCAAAGAACTTTTCTTTTTCCAGCTGGCTTCATGTTCGATCTCACAAACTTACAAAAGTTTAGATTTGATCTCCACACTTTGCCAGCCGAAAAAATCTCAACCAATCTATCCTCAATTTTAGGGTTGACAGAGCACTAGGTGGGCTTGGATAAAGGTGAGATTCATCTGTATTTCTTCCTACAGGGTTATCGTTTGCATCCAGATATTCATCACAATCAATATGAGCTTCTAGAAAACTTTAATTGGTTGGCCTATAAATGATTGGAACTACATTAGGGGATTTTTTTTCAGTTCTTCATACAATCGCCTTCCAAATTTCCTAATTTCACCCCAAGCAGGATCTTGACAAATCTCTTTATCACTTTTCATAATGGTCTGTTCTCCAACCTTTTTTGTATCATCGTAGTTGATCAGTAAATCATAAAACCTTTCGAGATCTTGACGTTGCTTAGCTGAGAGGGTGGACCATTTTTTGACAGACTCGCAAGGAGAGATAAACCCTTCAAAAATTTCTATAAATGTATTGAACCCTTCATAATTACCATGAACCCAAGCCTTTTCCTGTTTTTCTGCATTGGAAATGTCATCAAGGCTATCTAGAAAAATATTTTGATAGTAAGCTTGAGTTTTTTTATCTAACATACCTATTCTTTTTGGGTTTTGTCCGAAATTTTCTTAAAATCATATTCAGCATAATCAATGTGAGCTTCCGGGGAACCTTTATCAACAACATTCCCATCTTTATCATAGAATTTATCTTCAATACGGTGTTTTACATAGGGTTTTCTTTGGCATTCATTAGGGCTATTAGGATTAGCGGGCATAACCCTAACTTCTTCTTTATAATATAATTCACCATTCTTTTTAGTAGTTTCTAAGGTATATTTCACCCCTCCTCCTTTTCTAGAGGATTCTACATTCCAATTTTCAGGCACTCCTTCAGGCCTGGGAGGGACATTATAGCCTTTCCCTACTAAATCATTTCTTATTTGGTTTTCTCGTTGGAATTGAGGAGTATTGGGTAAGCCTCTTGTGAGAGCAGAACCAACAGCAGCTCCTCCTACGGCAACCCCTGTAGACCTAGCGACAGCAGCAGTACGGCCAGCCGCACTTATTAAGTTGGTACCAGAAGCAGGAAGTCCTGGAGGAGGCAGTGTTCCCATAACGATTTTAGGTTGACTATCCTCATGCTCCACCGCCGGGTAGTTATCTGCCTGATCTGTTCCAAAAACGCTATCAATCCACTCATGACCTTCCCTAGACCCAGACATAGCTTGGTGAAATCCATGAGCAGCAGCTGAACTCTGCTCCTGAAAGTTTTCCTTAAACGTCTCCCAAAGCGTTGGCTCTTCTTTAGGATCAACATTGAGAACTTCTGAAGGAACCTGCGCATACAACGTCTCTTTAATCACGCTAATCTGTTCTTGAGCAACTTCTTCCATAGCTTCAGAGTTAGAGTTTCCATCTCTATTAGCGACAAAAGGCTCACTGGTTTGAGGTGAGGGGGGTATCGGTCGTGAAGACTCTGGGATTGTTTGGGCTATATCAGCATTGCTTTCGTCTTCAAATTTCACATCTCCAGGCTTATTCACTCGAGGACGCCCTTCTGAAACATCAGAAGCTCCAGCTGCTCCAACCATGCCAGCTGCTACAGGAGTTCCAGCTCCTTTGGTAGCTACAACAATCACAACAGCAACGACAACAACAGTAGCAACAATCACTGCTTTCTTGTGCTTCTTGACAAATTTTTTGGTCTTTTTCCATTTTTTTGAAAGCCAACTCTTACATAAAATAACCTTGGGCTGCTGATATGATTGGTAGGAAACAGCAGGAATGATCGAGCACTTTTCCCCATCGAAACTAGAAAACCACCACCAACTCCCCTCATCATCCAGACCTTCATCCTCGTCCGAAAAGAGCCACTCAATGTCTCTTTCCAGCTCTTCTTTTCCCTGGGTGTCCCAATCAGGAACCCCATTGCGCGCTAAAAAGGCCATAAATCGCATCGCTTCATCTAGGCCCCAGCCACCGTCTTCCTCTAAAATCTCCCCAGATTCCACCATCTCGACAAAAGACATGATACTTGAAAAAGAGAGGTTGTCATAAGACAAAAGATCCCAAACAGAAGAAGGACTACTCTTCAACTCATTTTCAAAATCAAATGGCCCACAAGCATTTAACGATACATTAAGAAAGATTGCAGGGATACATAAGACAAGTAGAAAGCGAAAAAGCTTCACAGCAAACTCCCAGCTTAATAAAAACAAACGGTAACAGGTTTTCTTAAAAATAGCCAAGGAGTTTCTTAAAAAAATCCAAGCACTTGTCAGTAAAATGATTATTGGATTTTTAAGCGGTCACCTGGGCGCAGTTTCTTAGCCTTCTCTTCATCCAAATTGTTGAGACGGAGAAGCTCTTCGACCTTCAGCCCATTTTTCTGCGCGATCGTCCAGGGACTGTCTCCCCCTTTGACCACATAGTATTTTTTCCCATCGACCGCCTCTTTTTTAACGGCTGGCCGCTTTGGGGGAAGCTTGAGCTCTTGGCCGATCTGGAGACGGGAGTTGGTCAGGCGGTTGAGCTTCATAATCGCATCAACACTCACCCCATGGGTGCGGGCGATCTTCTCCAAGACATCCCCCTTTTGGACCGTCACGATTCGTAGAGGGCTTTTCGGCACGACTTTCTTTTCTTCTTTAGGGGCTGGAGCTAAAACAGGAGCAGGAAGGAGAGCTTTTTTCGCCTCTTCCACTTTGGCCTTGGCGGTATATTGACTGATCACCTGATCGATCGGATCTTTTGCCTTGGTAGGGGCGATGACAATCTCTTCTGGAGCTTTTTGCTCCCCCGCAAGCTCTAGCTCACCCCCTTTCTTCAGGGAGCTGACAAAGAGGGTCACTAAAAGCCCCGCATTGATCAGCACCGCAACAATAATAATATCTCTTCTGTTCATCTTCTTACCTCTCCAACGTAGCTTTTAAACCTTTCTCCCCTTTCTTCATAGTTTCGAAACTGATCGAAACTGGCGCAGCCGGGCGATAACAGGACCGTCTCTCCTTGGGTCGCTTTTTCCTTGGCTGCTGCAACCGCCTCTTCGAGGTTCAAGCACCGCTTGACAGGGACCAGACCGCCCACCTCTTTTTCAATTTGGGACGCGGTTTCCCCAATGGCAAATACCTCTTTTACCTTCCCTGGAAATTCCTTTTTCCAGTTTGCAAAGGTTCCTTGTTTGCTCTGCCCTCCCGCAATCAGAAGGACTTTTCCCGGGTTATTTTCAATCGCATAAAGGGTCGCTTCCGGGTTCGTTCCTTTGCTATCGTTCACAAAGCGAACGCCCTCTATCTCACCGACAAACTCCATCCGATGCGGGGGGCTTTTAAAACTTTTTAGCGCCCGACCAAAATCTTCTCGTGCGATCCCGAGACGTTCACAAACGAGCCAGGCCGTTTCCCCCCAGTATCTCTCCCTTCCTGTTAGTTGTAAATAAGAATCGGCTAAATCTTTGATCCGCTTTTTGGTATTGGCATATTCTTCGAAAGAGCTATAGCGATCCAGGTGGTCGGGAGTGATGTTGGTAATGACAGAAAGCTCGAGACACGGCGTGGTCATCGTTTCGAGTTGAAAAGAGCTGAGTTCAACAACTAAAAACTCATCGGGGTCGGGGTTGCATGCATATTCGGCGAGGCTATTTCCCACGTTGCCAAGCGCGCGCGCCTTGATCCCCACGCCGTTTAGAATATGGGTTAAGAGAAGGGTGAGTGTTGTTTTTCCATTGGTCCCAGTAATGCCGATCGCCCGATTTTTTAAGTTACGAAAGGCGAGTTCCGCCTCCCCAATGACATTTCCCTTGGCTAAGGGGTGACTACGGGGAATGCCAGGGGAAAGAACGACTAAATCAACGGGGCCGATCGTGGCTGTTTCGGGAAGGACGGTGATCCTTTCCACCGGCTCGGGCTTCCGGTCGACACCGACCACTTCCCATCCTTGTTTGAGGAGAAGCTTTGCCGCTCCCCTTCCACTTTTACCGAGTCCTATAACGAGCGCTTTCATTACTGAAACTTAATCGAGGCTAAGCCAAAAAGGGCTAAGATGAGTCCAATCATCCAAAAGCGGACAACCACCTTTGGTTCGGGCCACCCCTTAAACTCGAAGTGGTGGTGAAGGGGGGCACACCGGAAGATCCGCTTTTTATTCCGGAAGCGGTAACTGAAAACTTGCAAAATGACCGACAACGCCTCAAGGACAAAGACTCCCCCAACGAGCGCTAGTAAAAACTCCCGCCGCATGAGGACCGCCGCCGTTCCCAAGATACCGCCAAGGGCAAGAGAGCCGGTATCTCCCATAAAGACCTGCGCTGGATACCCATTGTACCAAAGGAAACCGAGACAAGCCCCCGCCATCGCCGAGAGGTAGATGGCAATTTCGGCGCTCCCCTCGATGTAAGGGATATTGAGGTAGTGGGCAATCGT from Candidatus Neptunochlamydia vexilliferae harbors:
- a CDS encoding Mur ligase family protein; amino-acid sequence: MKALVIGLGKSGRGAAKLLLKQGWEVVGVDRKPEPVERITVLPETATIGPVDLVVLSPGIPRSHPLAKGNVIGEAELAFRNLKNRAIGITGTNGKTTLTLLLTHILNGVGIKARALGNVGNSLAEYACNPDPDEFLVVELSSFQLETMTTPCLELSVITNITPDHLDRYSSFEEYANTKKRIKDLADSYLQLTGRERYWGETAWLVCERLGIAREDFGRALKSFKSPPHRMEFVGEIEGVRFVNDSKGTNPEATLYAIENNPGKVLLIAGGQSKQGTFANWKKEFPGKVKEVFAIGETASQIEKEVGGLVPVKRCLNLEEAVAAAKEKATQGETVLLSPGCASFDQFRNYEERGERFKSYVGEVRR
- a CDS encoding FtsW/RodA/SpoVE family cell cycle protein, producing MRSVYFLLSFVIALFALGVLMVFGTSSAEVIDRSLEVSTHHALIKQLIYGCLGAIFALLTFHFGYRKILALSPYLFYGLTALLILVFVPGIGRLLNGAHRWIFFGSISFQPSEFMKVIAPLYFIHLFLKEERMTWKRFYLIVARIAPALFLILIEPDNGTVAIMMVTFMALFFLCRIKWFYWLLPVLVIGGLGVTAALQMPHVKHRIRVYLHPESDLLGKGHQPYQAKIAGGSG
- a CDS encoding LysM peptidoglycan-binding domain-containing protein → MNRRDIIIVAVLINAGLLVTLFVSSLKKGGELELAGEQKAPEEIVIAPTKAKDPIDQVISQYTAKAKVEEAKKALLPAPVLAPAPKEEKKVVPKSPLRIVTVQKGDVLEKIARTHGVSVDAIMKLNRLTNSRLQIGQELKLPPKRPAVKKEAVDGKKYYVVKGGDSPWTIAQKNGLKVEELLRLNNLDEEKAKKLRPGDRLKIQ